DNA sequence from the Streptomyces cinnabarinus genome:
AGGGAAGACCGGCATGACCAGCGAACCGCTCCACCCCGTCACGACCCCGAGCCGCCGTACCGTCGTGGCGGCGGTCGGTGCCGTGGGGCTCACCTTCGCGCTGAACGCGTGCGGTTCGGAGGACGAGGAGCCGTCCGAGTCGACCGGGTCGTCCGGAGCGGCGGCGGCCGGGGCCGGCGGAACGGCCGTGGCGAAGACCTCGGACATCCCGGAGGGCGGGGGCAAGATCCTCAACGACCACAAGGTCGTGGTCACCCAGCCGACCGCGGGCACCTTCAAGGCGTTCTCGTACGAGTGCACCCACCAGGGCTGCCCGGTGACCGGCGTCGCGGACGGCGCGATCACCTGCCCGTGCCACAACAGCAGGTTCTCCATCGAGGACGGCAGTGTGCAGAAGGGGCCCGCCACCCAGCCGCTGCCCGCCCGGGAGGTCAAGGTGGAGGGGGACTCGATCACACTGGCCTGAGCCGCCGGTCACGCCTGAGGGCGGCCAGCACCTCGTCGGTGGTCGCGAGCGTGGCGACCAGGGAGAGGGTGTGCCGGATCATCGCGGGGGTGTATTCGGCGGGCACCCCGGCGATCGCGTCGGTGGGCACCACGGCCGTGTAGCCCCGGTTGACCGCGTCGAACACGGCGTTGGGGATCGCCACATTGGCCGAGACCCCGGTCACCACCAGCGTGCGGCAGCCCAGGTTGCGCAGCAGGGCGTCGACGTCGGTGCCCTGGATCGGCGACAGGCCGTGCAGCCGCCGTACGACGAAGTCCTCCTCATGGACCTCGATCGGGGCGGCGAGCCGGACCGCGGTGGTTCCGGACAGCTGCTGCACGGGCAGCCGTCCGGCGGCGCGGAACAGCCGGGCGTTGCGATTGGCGCCGCGGCCGTCGGGGCGGCGCTCGGCGATCGCGTGGATCACCTGGAGCCCGTGGGCGTGGGCGCCGGCCACCAGCCGGGCCACATTGGCGAGGGCGCCGGAGGAGCGGGCCTCCTCGGCAAGTGCGGGCAGTGCGCTGTCCGGTCCCACCACCCCCTGCTGGCACTCGACGGTGAGCAGGACGGTGCCCGCGGGGTCCAGGAGTTCGCTGAGCTGGTCGTACGACGGCACGGTTCCCCCTTGTCGCCGACGGTCTGGGGCGGGCGACGATAGCC
Encoded proteins:
- a CDS encoding Rieske (2Fe-2S) protein, with translation MTSEPLHPVTTPSRRTVVAAVGAVGLTFALNACGSEDEEPSESTGSSGAAAAGAGGTAVAKTSDIPEGGGKILNDHKVVVTQPTAGTFKAFSYECTHQGCPVTGVADGAITCPCHNSRFSIEDGSVQKGPATQPLPAREVKVEGDSITLA
- a CDS encoding cysteine hydrolase — protein: MPSYDQLSELLDPAGTVLLTVECQQGVVGPDSALPALAEEARSSGALANVARLVAGAHAHGLQVIHAIAERRPDGRGANRNARLFRAAGRLPVQQLSGTTAVRLAAPIEVHEEDFVVRRLHGLSPIQGTDVDALLRNLGCRTLVVTGVSANVAIPNAVFDAVNRGYTAVVPTDAIAGVPAEYTPAMIRHTLSLVATLATTDEVLAALRRDRRLRPV